From Vicugna pacos chromosome 6, VicPac4, whole genome shotgun sequence, a single genomic window includes:
- the SQOR gene encoding sulfide:quinone oxidoreductase, mitochondrial has translation MTPLAAVVSGSRTRLFACFLRLGAQQTSPLQLHTGASLAAKNYYEVLVLGGGSGGITMAARMKRRVGAENVAIVEPSERHFYQPIWTLVGAGAKQLSSSGRPTASVIPSGVEWIKDRVADLNPDKNCIHTDRGKEISYKYLIIALGIQLDYEKVKGLPEGFAHPKIGSNYSVKTVEKTWKALQDFKEGNAIFTFPNTPVKCAGAPQKIMYLSEAYFRKVGKRSKANIIFNTSLGAIFGVKKYADALQEIIQERNLTVNYKQNLVEVRADKQEAVFENLNNPGETQVISYEMLHVTPPMSSPDVLKTSPVADAAGWVDVDKDTLQHKRYPNVFGIGDCTNLPTSKTAAAVAAQSGILDRTISLIMKNQTPVKKYDGYTSCPLVTGYNRVILAEFDYNAQPLETFPFDQGKERLSMYLMKADMMPILYWNLMLRGYWGGPAFLRKLFHLGMS, from the exons ATGACCCCACTGGCCGCGGTGGTGTCCGGCTCCCGCACCCGGCTCTTTGCCTGCTTCCTCAGGCTGGGTGCTCAGCAGACCAGCCCACTTCAGCTGCACACGGGGGCCAGCCTCGCAGCCAAGAACTACTATGAGGTGCTGGtgctgggtgggggcagtggtggcATCACCATGGCCGCCCGCATGAAGAGGAGGGTGGGCGCAGAGAATGTGGCCATCGTTGAGCCCAGCGAG AGACATTTCTACCAGCCAATCTGGACCCTGGTGGGTGCTGGTGCCAAGCAGTTATCCTCATCTGGCCGCCCCACAGCGAGTGTCATTCCATCGGGTGTGGAATGGATCAAAGACAGAGTGGCTGATCTGAACCCAGACAAGAACTGCATCCACACAGACAGAGGCAAGGAG ATCTCCTACAAATATCTTATCATTGCTCTCGGAATCCAGCTGGACTATGAGAAG GTTAAAGGCCTCCCTGAAGGTTTTGCCCATCCCAAAATAGGGTCCAATTATTCAGTCAAGACGGTAGAGAAGACATGGAAAGCTCTGCAGGACTTCAAGGAGGGCAATGCCATCTTTACCTTCCCCAATACTCCAGTAAAGTGTGCCGGGGCCCCACAGAAGATCATGTATTTATCCGAAGCCTACTTCAGGAAG gTGGGGAAGCGATCCAAGGCCAATATCATTTTCAACACTTCTCTTGGGGCTATTTTTGGGGTCAAGAAGTATGCAGATGCCCTGCAGGAGATCATCCAGGAGAGGAACCTCACCGTTAACTACAAGCAGAACCTTGTTGAAGTCCGAGCTGATAAACAAGAGGCTGTTTTTGAGAATCTGAACAACCCTGGAGAGACTCAAGTGATATCA TACGAAATGCTTCACGTTACACCACCAATGAGCTCACCAGACGTCCTCAAGACGAGTCCTGTGGCTGATGCTGCCGGCTGGGTGGACGTGGACAAAGACACTCTGCAGCACAAGCGGTACCCGAACGTGTTTGGGATCGGGGACTGCACCAACCTGCCAACGTCAAAGACCGCCGCCGCTGTAG CCGCCCAGTCAGGAATCCTGGACAGGACAATTTCTCTGATCATGAAGAATCAAACACCAGTGAAGAAG TACGATGGCTACACGTCGTGTCCACTGGTGACAGGCTACAACCGTGTGATTCTTGCGGAGTTCGACTACAATGCTCAGCCCCTGGAAACCTTCCCCTTTGACCAGGGCAAAGAGAGACTCTCCATGTACCTCATGAAGGCTGACATGATGCCCATCCTGTATTGGAACTTGATGCTAAG GGGCTATTGGGGAGGACCAGCCTTTCTGCGGAAATTGTTCCATCTGGGTATGAGCTAA